The following proteins are co-located in the Actinomycetota bacterium genome:
- a CDS encoding transcriptional regulator, translating into MADVPAVAGIDRLIHEPGRLAILAVLNAVDEADFLFLLRQTGLTRGNLSSHTAKLENGGYIAVEKSFVDKVPHTVYRLTDEGRTALDAYRRQMTGILEAME; encoded by the coding sequence GTGGCTGACGTCCCAGCGGTTGCCGGCATCGATCGCCTGATCCACGAACCGGGGCGCCTCGCCATCCTGGCGGTCCTCAACGCCGTCGACGAAGCCGACTTCCTGTTCCTTCTTCGCCAGACCGGCCTGACACGTGGCAACCTCTCGTCGCACACCGCCAAACTCGAGAACGGCGGCTACATCGCCGTCGAGAAATCCTTCGTCGACAAGGTTCCGCACACCGTCTACCGGCTCACCGACGAGGGTCGCACCGCTCTCGACGCGTACCGCCGGCAGATGACCGGCATCCTCGAGGCGATGGAGTAG